Genomic segment of Mucilaginibacter sabulilitoris:
ATGTTAAAAAATGGTTAAAAGTGGGGACTAACACCGGCTTTACCCGTACTGATGATGACTTACCTTCTGACGATGTGTATAACAAAGCGCTTAATGGCAACCCGCTGTTAAATTATGAGCCATACCGTTCGGCGGACACCCGGTACACGGCTGACTACCTTACCGTGTATTACCGTTCACATGGTGAGCAAAACAACAACGATTACAACCCGTTCAACTCGCTTGACATCACCCGCAAACAAAACAGGAACAGGCTGGTATCATCAAACTATATCAATGTTAATCCTGTAAAAGGATTGGATATACGTTCAACCTATGCTGTTGACTTCGCCAATCAAAGTTTTTTTGAGTTTACGCCCAAAAACATACAGGAAGCCTACAGGCAATACAATGGCGATGCACGTGCCAAACATGAGCGTTGGAACGATTTGTACTGGCAATGGGATAATACCATTTCATACAATACCACCATTAACTCCAAGCACAGAATTACTGCCCTGTTAGGTACTACTGCCAGCAAACGGAGTTATGATTATACCAAAGCCCAGGGCGACAGGTTTGCCAGTGATGATCTGCTATATTACGATCTTGGTGGTGCAGCCGCTACTGATAAAACGGTAATAGGATCAGACTTTTATAAGTATTCCCTATTTTCAGTTTTTGCCCGTGCTACTTACAGCTATGACGAAAGGTATTTCCTGACCGCAACTGCCCGTTACGATGGCTCATCAAAATTTGCTGCAAATAAGCGTTGGGGTATTTTCCCTTCATTTTCAGCCGCGTGGGACGTTACACACGAGGATTTCATGAAAGACCAGCAAGTGTTTAACCTCCTGAAACTGCGTGCCGGCTATGGTATAGTAGGTAACCAGGATATTAAAAACTATTCATTCCAAACATTATATGGTTCACGGATTGATAATGGCAACGCGCTGCTCCAAAACGATGGTCTTCGCGGTAACCCGGATATTACCTGGGAAAAGCAAAAACAAAGCAACCTGGGTATCGAAATGGGATTCCTGAACTCACGACTTAATGTTACCGCCGATGCGTTTTACATCAACAATGATAATTTGTTACTTGACCGTTCATTAGCTCCCACTATCGGTTACAGCCATCAATGGCAAAATATTGGCCGAGTAAACAACAAAGGTTTGGAGATTTCTGTAAGTGGTCAGATAGTGAAAAGCCAGGACTGGAACTGGTCGCTCGCCGGTAATATCTCCTTTGATAAAAACACCGTAAAACAACTATACGGAGTCGCCAAAGAAATCTATAACACCGATCCAAGTAAAGATAGCCGTACAGGTAACGTATTCCTTGGCCAGTCGCTTAACAATATCTATACTTATGTTTCAGGTGGTATAGCGCAGGAATCAAACCGTGCCGAATGGGAAGGCATTAACTATAACGGTAAAACAGTAGGCCTTGGTGATCTTTTCGCTAAAGATGTTTCTGGCCCTAACGGTGTAAAAGACGGTATTGTCAACCAATACGACAGACAAGTAGTAGGCAAATCAGATCCTAAATTCTACGGAGGTTTTTCGACCGATTTGTCATACAAAAACCTGGCGTTGAACGCTGTTTTTGTTTATTCGCATGGTGCTAAAAAAATCAGCAGCTTTTATGAAGGTACCATCAACAGTATTGGGGAGAGCATGGCCTCAACAGATTTGCTAAACCGCTGGACGCCGACCAACACCAATACCGACATACCGCGTGTAATTGGCAATACCAGCTACAACAGGTTTAACCCATCTGAACTGGATTACAGCTTGCAAAACGCCTCCTACCTCCGTTTGTCGGCGCTTACGTTAGCTTACAACCTGCCGCAATCTATACTGAATAACTGGCATGCTAACCGCCTGCGTCTATATGTAACCGGTTCAAACCTGTTCTGCATCACTAAATACAAAGGCCTTGACCCCGAAACAGGCGATTATGGTTATCCGCCTGTGAAAACGTTTGTTCTTGGAGTAAATTTTGGATTCTAAACGTCAATGCAAAAAATCATGAAAAAAACCATTATAAAGATATTCATCGCCGGAGCGGTAGTTATTTCTGCCGCCTCCTGCAAAAAATTTCTAACCGAGGAGAGTTTGACCAAACTCGATGAAAACAAGGTGTATTCAGACATCGGCCTTACCGAAACAAGCCTCAAAGGGATATACGGCAGCTGGAAAAACATACGTACAGACGAACAGGGTCTTATCACCATGATGGGTACGGACGAATTACAGCAGGGCGCCTTTCAAATGAAAAGCGATGCTGCCAAAGGCGGTCTTGACCGATATGACGGTAACCTCAACTCCCTGTTAAACCAATTAGCCAACCAATGGAATCTGCGCTGGCCGGTTGTAAATGAGGCTGCCAAAATCATTAAAGGTGTCGAAAAACCAAACATATCCCCCGACAGTAAGGAAGGGCATATTTTAGGTGAAGCCTATTTTATCAGGGGTTTTGTTGATTTTGAACTGGCCATGTACTGGGGCGAAATACCCATCCGTGACCTGAGCCGTGAAAATGAACTTGGCGTCCGCCGCCAGCCGCTTAAAGATGTCTGGACTTTTATCATTAACGATTTGACCAGGGCGTCAGTGCTTTGTCCACAAACCAATGACCCGGGCAGGGCTACCAGCGGTGCGGCACTTGCCATGCTAGGCAAGGCTTATATGTCGGCACCGGAATCAACCGGCTTCCGCAATTTTGATAAAGCGCGTGAGGCTTTTGAAAAAATGATGGGAAGATATACACTGGTACCTTACAAAGATCTGTGGGATTATTCAAAAGGTAATACGGCTGAATCTATCCTGGAGTTTCAGTTCAGCCCCGTTTATCCTAATAACAATAAAATCCAGTTCCAGATAGGTTCACGTGCAGTACAGGCCTTTTTTGGAGATGGCTGTTATTATTCAGGATATGACAAAGTGGTACCAACAATTCATGCCTATGAAACTGTTGCCAATGGTGGCGTATGGGAAGATGGCGACCTTCGTCGCGATGAAAGCATCCGTTATAACTTTACCTACTATGGCGAAACGCCTACACTTGATCCTATTTTATGGGAAGATCTGGGCAACGATTATGACGAGCTGAAACCTCACATTAAAAAATATGAGGACTTTCGTACAGACAAACATACCGACAACAAAATCAACAATGAGTGGAACTCAGGAAAGAATATTCCTATACTCAGATTGGCGGATATTAAACTTTGCTACGCCGAATGTTTAAATGAGCTTAACAAAACAGGCGATGCCGTAGCTGTAGTTAACGAGGTACGTACCCGTGCATGGGGTGGTACATTACCTAACGATAAAAGATGGAACACCATGTCGCAGACAGATTTCCGTACCAATATCATGGAAGAACGTATCAGGGAACTTTTTGCCGAAAACTGGCGCCGTATTGACCTGATCCGTACCGGAAAACTTCTTGAGCTGGTAAAAGCGCGCAATAAATGGACCAGGCAATCAGGAACAATTCAGCCATTTAATGTCCTTTATCCAATACCTGACAGCGAAATGAAGCTTAACCCTCAAATTACGCCACAGGATCAAAACCCGGGGTATAAATAAAGAATGTCAAAAACGCATATCTGCTTTAATAAACCCTATTAATTGATCACAAAGTAAAAGCCCTGCAGGTCCTAACTGCAGGGCACTGAAAAAGTCTATTAGACAAACGGGGTAGAAAATTTAGTTTTTCTACCCCGTTTTTTGTATTTTAAAGTGTCGAAAGAAAGACACTAAAGATGCTTAACCAACAACAGCAGATCCAGTTCAGTGCCTTTTCGGGGCTATACGATCTGATCGTTCCCCAAGACAATCTTCTGCGGAAGATCAACGACTTGATAGATTTTACATTTATCAACGATGAACTGGTCAGCAAATATTGCACAACCAACGGTAGGACAGCTGAAAGCCCTGTACGGATGTTCAAATATCTGTTATTAAAGACGATCTATACTGTTTCAGATGTTGATGTGGTCGAACGTTCGCAGTATGATATGTCCTTCAAATATTTCCTGGAAATGTCGCCGGAGGAAGGGGGCATTGATCCCAGTTCATTGACAAAGTTCAGAAAACTACGGCTGAAGGATAACGATCTTTTAAATCTGCTTATTGGTAAGACCGTAACTATAGCTATTGAAAAAGGAATCATCCGCTCTAAGTCCATCATTGTTGATGCCACCCATTCCCTGTCAAGATCGAACCCCTATTCAGCCTTGGAAGTGTTACGGGAGCGTTCCAAACTGCTCCGCAAAGTGGTATATGCTATAGATGAAGATATGAAGGCGGGCATGCCGGAAAAGAACACCACGGATGAATTGGAAAAAGAACTGGCCTATTGTAGTGCATTAGAAAAGTATATTGAAGCCGACCAGCCGTTATGCCAGATACCTGCGGTAAAAGAAAAACTCAACCTGTTGAAAGAGACGGTAGCCGATACGCAAGAGCACTATACGCTATCCAAAGACAAGGATGCCAAAACCGGCCATAAATCTGCAGATAGTTCCTTCTTTGGTTATAAGACGCATTTGGCGATGACTGAAGAACGCATCATCACAGCCGCGGTGGTCACTTCGGGAGAAAAAGGCGATGGCCCGGAACTTCCCCAACTTTTGGAAATCAGTCAAAAAAATGGTATCGAAGTCGAAGCAATCATTGGTGATACGGCTTATTCCGGGAAAGATAATCTTAAGATAGCAACTGAACAGGACATCAAGATCGTAGCCAAACTTACACCGGCGATTTCTCAAGGAACCAGAAAAGAAGAAGACAAGTTTGATTATAACAAAGATGCAGGTATGTTCGTATGTCCGGCGGGACATTTGGCTATCCGCAAAGCCAGGGAGGGGAAGAAAAATGTCGGAAAAAATCAATCTTACCTTTACTTTTTTGACGTTGAAAAATGTAAGATATGTCCATTAAAAGACGGCTGTTACAAACCCGGGGCTAAGACCAAAACCTATTCAGTAACTATAAAGTCAACCACACATCAGGAGCAACAGGCTTTCCAGGAAACAGAATACTTTAAAGAAAAGGCTAAAAACCGATATATGATCGAAGCTAAAAACAGCGAGTTGAAAAATGTCCATGGGTATGATCGGGCAATAGCCTATGGAATCGAAAATATGCAGATGCAGGGTGCATTAGCGATCTTCACTGTCAACCTGAAAAGGATCATCAAATTGATCGGCTAAGCTACAGCCAAAACGGCTGCTTGGTCGCCCTCGCAACTCTGATAAGCCCGCTATCAACTATGACAAATAACCCTCCAAAATGATTAAGCAAAAAAAGCGACCAAGTAAAAGTTGCCTTTCTCTTGATCGCTTTATGTACTCAGTATTATTGAGCTACTTTTTCAGTGCCCTCGGTCCTAACTGCAGGGCTTTATTTATTATTAATCATTTACCTGTTGAGCCGGTATGATAGCCGATGAAAACGGTAACGTATTAATTGCAAAAAAGGCTTCCATATAGCTGCTATGGGCAAATTCCTCGTCTTCGCCAGGCAAGTCAGTTTGCAATTCGCGGATTACTTTTGGCTAAGATGGCTACATACCTGTCGATATTCCTTATTATTTAACAGTAAAATTGAACGTTTTATAATAATCATACGGGGGATTGATATCAGCGGTACCGGTCTCAAATTCCTTATTTTCAACACCATCATAAGATAAATGAACGGTAGGCGTAAACTTGGTGTTGATTACCCTCCAGTCCACCTCAACATGAACGGAATTCCCAACGAACGGATGGTACTGAAAGCTGTACCGCTTTTCAAATATCATTGTGTCTTAGTGAAAGACAAGAACATTATCCTTCCCCGAAGTCTCTGTTATGGCAACGAGGTAAAAAAAAGATCCAGGTACAGCGGCCTCTATCTTTAACAGGCCCCCGGGTTTCTGTTCTGCCGGTTTTTCATTTCCGTTAACAGTGGAAGGGTCGCTTCCATTTCCTTTTCGACAGCTAAAAAAAGAAAATAAGATAAGCAAATAAGTGATGGTGATAAGGTATTTCATATATAATTGCTTTCAAATATAACTATTTAAAATAAATATATCATATCATCAAAGGCATTTATAGAGCCGATCATCAAACATTCCGGAGCGATGCCGATGCGAAAAGTGAAAAGGCCAAAAGGATCGATTAATTGAGGTATCGTCAGGGACATTTTAAGGATCATTGCAACGATGTATGCGATGAATTGGCCAATACATCCAATCCCTTTTTAATTTTGTTCAGGGCTTTTTGATATAATTCTTTATCACCATTCATCATGGCTGACAATAAACGCTGTTTTTTCAAAAGGTATTTTGAAGCATGTTTTTTATCGTATTGCATAACCCAGCTTATATTATCTATAAGATCACAATATTTGATAGTTTGAGCTTCCGGACTGATGGTGGTTAAGCGTAATCCTTCCTTTGCTTTACGTTTCTTTTTGCTTAAATGCGGATAAACATCCGGGGTAAATACATCGGTCAGCTCCACTACGCAGTTTGCAATGTACCCGGCTTCTGATCTGGTATAACCGAAGCTGGTCAAAGCATTTAATAATTCATTTTCGGTAGTTGACGTGTCTTCTAAAAGATCATGACAAAGACCGGTCTCATAACCCATGCAAGCTGCAAACTGTGCCATTTTCGCCACGGCCGCAAGATGAGTAAAATAAGGTTCGCCGCTGCGCTTGATCAAATTACCTTCATATTTCAACTTCACCCAGCGTGTCAGTAATACAGCAGGCTTCATATGATTTTATCCAGTTTAAAATAGCCTAAATGAATTTTATCCGCTGGCAATGCGGCCCCCTCACTGATCACGAGCCGGTATTTTTCTTTAAAAACCGGCGATGGCAATTCTTCGATCCTGTAAATGTTATCGACATCAACTCCATATTTTTCATCGATATGCGCGGTAGCGGTGCCTTTTAAAGAATTCGTTTTAAAAAATGAGCTTTCCCGGGCTGCCTGGATAGCCAGCGCACGGTTACCCTGCACTGTCAGCACCGTATCGTGCTGCTCCTCCAGTTTGCCGCCTGTATAACCACCCAAGTTTAAAAAGAACAGTTTATTTGCTGAAACCGGGCGCTCGTCGTTTTGCGGCACCACCCTGATAGCCCAGTTATCCACGCTGGTCACTTCCCGCCAGCCGTCAATGTGCAAACTGTTTCCGGCCTCAGGCCAAAATGATTTGACTTCCGGCACCAGGTCTTTCAGGCTATCGGCAATGCCAAAAAAATAATCATGTTGTTCTACGTTTCTTCCAGGGGCTTCCGCTCCAAGTAATATCAAATACAGTTTCATGCGATAAATAATCTTTTAAGAATAGCAGCGGAGGCTTCTTCACTAAAATCCAAACCTGAATAATCGGGGTTGTAGCCGCCTATATACGGCACGGCCATGATATAGATGCGGTCATTAAATGCGCCATAAGCATCCACTACCTGGAAATGGTCATTAATGGTAATTCCGGCAACTTTTAAATAATAATCCCCGTTTTGATCTTGCAATACCGCTTTCCCCTCCCGCATTGCTTTATATCCTTCATCCGCCGAACTGAATTTGACGCGGGCAGGGCTGACGGTTCTTTGGCTAAGCAAGCTTTTAAACGGTAGATCCTCAAATGCTAAATGCGGCTGGCCAACGCAATCAATATAGGTATTAAAATACACTGCCTGCCGCTGCCCGCATTCATCATCATAGTGGTAGGTTGCTCCCCCTTCGGCCATCGCTTCCACTTTACTATTGTCTCCGACCGAAATGAGGCTTAAAATGCCGGCCTCATGTAAGGCCAGTAATTCTTCACTTGAACTTTGGGGAATGTAAGCGATAACAATGGAGATTAGCGGTGTCAGGGAATTTTGTAATCGCTGCATGTCTTCTGCCGA
This window contains:
- a CDS encoding RagB/SusD family nutrient uptake outer membrane protein, which gives rise to MKKTIIKIFIAGAVVISAASCKKFLTEESLTKLDENKVYSDIGLTETSLKGIYGSWKNIRTDEQGLITMMGTDELQQGAFQMKSDAAKGGLDRYDGNLNSLLNQLANQWNLRWPVVNEAAKIIKGVEKPNISPDSKEGHILGEAYFIRGFVDFELAMYWGEIPIRDLSRENELGVRRQPLKDVWTFIINDLTRASVLCPQTNDPGRATSGAALAMLGKAYMSAPESTGFRNFDKAREAFEKMMGRYTLVPYKDLWDYSKGNTAESILEFQFSPVYPNNNKIQFQIGSRAVQAFFGDGCYYSGYDKVVPTIHAYETVANGGVWEDGDLRRDESIRYNFTYYGETPTLDPILWEDLGNDYDELKPHIKKYEDFRTDKHTDNKINNEWNSGKNIPILRLADIKLCYAECLNELNKTGDAVAVVNEVRTRAWGGTLPNDKRWNTMSQTDFRTNIMEERIRELFAENWRRIDLIRTGKLLELVKARNKWTRQSGTIQPFNVLYPIPDSEMKLNPQITPQDQNPGYK
- a CDS encoding IS1182 family transposase yields the protein MLNQQQQIQFSAFSGLYDLIVPQDNLLRKINDLIDFTFINDELVSKYCTTNGRTAESPVRMFKYLLLKTIYTVSDVDVVERSQYDMSFKYFLEMSPEEGGIDPSSLTKFRKLRLKDNDLLNLLIGKTVTIAIEKGIIRSKSIIVDATHSLSRSNPYSALEVLRERSKLLRKVVYAIDEDMKAGMPEKNTTDELEKELAYCSALEKYIEADQPLCQIPAVKEKLNLLKETVADTQEHYTLSKDKDAKTGHKSADSSFFGYKTHLAMTEERIITAAVVTSGEKGDGPELPQLLEISQKNGIEVEAIIGDTAYSGKDNLKIATEQDIKIVAKLTPAISQGTRKEEDKFDYNKDAGMFVCPAGHLAIRKAREGKKNVGKNQSYLYFFDVEKCKICPLKDGCYKPGAKTKTYSVTIKSTTHQEQQAFQETEYFKEKAKNRYMIEAKNSELKNVHGYDRAIAYGIENMQMQGALAIFTVNLKRIIKLIG
- a CDS encoding DUF1543 domain-containing protein; the encoded protein is MKLYLILLGAEAPGRNVEQHDYFFGIADSLKDLVPEVKSFWPEAGNSLHIDGWREVTSVDNWAIRVVPQNDERPVSANKLFFLNLGGYTGGKLEEQHDTVLTVQGNRALAIQAARESSFFKTNSLKGTATAHIDEKYGVDVDNIYRIEELPSPVFKEKYRLVISEGAALPADKIHLGYFKLDKII
- a CDS encoding TonB-dependent receptor, translating into MKITFLQLTLSLSLLGSAIAKEAKAQAILDTRVTVNETNTALKTVIKNLEQKYHINFVYSPELINGVQKVNASFTEKTLGNVLTQLFTPLNLVYEVSGDVIVIRNNAPVALNKRADLDMTQTPVSGKVLDDQGLAAPGVTITIKGTKTGTITDMNGNFTLNVTPGTILVFSAIGFESQELPAKAEAMKITLAAANNNLAEIVVVGATFKKGDLTGSVSNVDAKTLQERPVTNVNQALQGRVAGVFIGGGSKPSDDATIKIRGINTINSGSSPIYVVDGLVMDNNQGGFNSINMNDVASVQILKDASATALYGSRGANGVVVVTTKKGKRKAGDGVVTYDGWAGFSNFARMPETLNANQLFDLRLDAYATGYLKDNPNTNRQDYINNTLLKTNIAFSKQEFDTHNSGKSYNWLDQVKRTGYQQNHALSFSGGSDKGTFYLSFGYAGTKGLIQEVDQNKYTGRFNAEYDVKKWLKVGTNTGFTRTDDDLPSDDVYNKALNGNPLLNYEPYRSADTRYTADYLTVYYRSHGEQNNNDYNPFNSLDITRKQNRNRLVSSNYINVNPVKGLDIRSTYAVDFANQSFFEFTPKNIQEAYRQYNGDARAKHERWNDLYWQWDNTISYNTTINSKHRITALLGTTASKRSYDYTKAQGDRFASDDLLYYDLGGAAATDKTVIGSDFYKYSLFSVFARATYSYDERYFLTATARYDGSSKFAANKRWGIFPSFSAAWDVTHEDFMKDQQVFNLLKLRAGYGIVGNQDIKNYSFQTLYGSRIDNGNALLQNDGLRGNPDITWEKQKQSNLGIEMGFLNSRLNVTADAFYINNDNLLLDRSLAPTIGYSHQWQNIGRVNNKGLEISVSGQIVKSQDWNWSLAGNISFDKNTVKQLYGVAKEIYNTDPSKDSRTGNVFLGQSLNNIYTYVSGGIAQESNRAEWEGINYNGKTVGLGDLFAKDVSGPNGVKDGIVNQYDRQVVGKSDPKFYGGFSTDLSYKNLALNAVFVYSHGAKKISSFYEGTINSIGESMASTDLLNRWTPTNTNTDIPRVIGNTSYNRFNPSELDYSLQNASYLRLSALTLAYNLPQSILNNWHANRLRLYVTGSNLFCITKYKGLDPETGDYGYPPVKTFVLGVNFGF
- a CDS encoding HD domain-containing protein, whose product is MKPAVLLTRWVKLKYEGNLIKRSGEPYFTHLAAVAKMAQFAACMGYETGLCHDLLEDTSTTENELLNALTSFGYTRSEAGYIANCVVELTDVFTPDVYPHLSKKKRKAKEGLRLTTISPEAQTIKYCDLIDNISWVMQYDKKHASKYLLKKQRLLSAMMNGDKELYQKALNKIKKGLDVLANSSHTSLQ